One window from the genome of Lacerta agilis isolate rLacAgi1 chromosome 16, rLacAgi1.pri, whole genome shotgun sequence encodes:
- the LOC117061147 gene encoding taste receptor type 2 member 40-like, translated as MLRKMSTLFELFGFVLLVIETLVGMVGNGFIAIVNCIDWFRSRKLSPADRILSLLGLFRFAFLAVLIQAEIINLFFMDAVLMPNRNIASDSLWLFLNTASLWFAAWLSVLYCVKIANFSQPLFLQMKQRFPGLVPWLLLGAVVFSAITTTVAITGSKNVSKCNIYESDLSNNNDSAINTSNSCVLPILLHIFPNLFPFAIFLFSSILLLTSLWRHKNLLRNSARDVSTEVHLNAIKALASFSVLYVSNVFVEILSIVLFWMGINDNWVHLIVFNVIAAYSSGHAVSLIFMSPKLKQESIKILHQLKC; from the coding sequence ATGCTCAGAAAGATGTCTACCTTATTTGAATTATTCGGCTTCGTTCTTCTGGTGATTGAAACCCTCGTAGGAATGGTGGGAAATGGATTCATTGCTATCGTTAACTGCATTGACTGGTTTAGAAGCCGAAAACTATCCCCAGCTGACAGGATCCTGAGTTTGCTTGGCTTGTTCAGATTCGCATTTCTTGCCGTTTTGATACAGGCTGAAATAATAAACCTCTTTTTCATGGACGCTGTACTGATGCCAAACCGAAACATTGCATCTGATTCCTTGTGGCTATTTCTTAATACGGCAAGCCTTTGGTTTGCCGCTTGGCTCAGTGTCTTGTACTGTGTAAAAATTGCCAACTTCTCCcagcctctcttcctccaaatGAAGCAGAGATTCCCTGGGCTGGTGCCTTGGCTGCTTCTGGGGGCAGTGGTCTTTTCTGCAATCACCACCACTGTGGCAATAACAGGCAGTAAAAATGTGTCTAAATGTAATATATATGAATCAGATCTAAGCAATAACAATGACTCAGCAATTAACACATCCAATTCCTGCGTGCTTCCTATCCTGCTACATATTTTTCCGAATCTCTTTCCCTTTGCgatatttttgttctcatccatTTTATTACTAACTTCTCTGTGGAGGCACAAAAATCTTCTACGAAACAGTGCAAGGGATGTCAGCACAGAAGTTCACCTGAATGCCATCAAAGCTCTGGCTTCTTTCTCCGTTCTCTACGTATCTAACGTTTTTGTGGAAATCTTGTCGATAGTTTTGTTTTGGATGGGCATTAACGACAATTGGgtgcatttaattgtttttaatgtgatTGCTGCATATTCCTCTGGTCATGCTGTTAGTCTGATCTTCATGAGTCCCAAACTGAAACAGGAATCAATCAAGATACTACATCAACTAAAATGCTGA